From Deltaproteobacteria bacterium:
CCCGCAGCGTGCGTCCGGCCGTCTTGGCCGCCTCGGCGATGTCGTCGAGTTCGGCCAGGGTGAGCGTCGGCGGTTTTTGCAGCGACACGTGCTTACCGGCTTGCAGTGCGGCCACCGCGGCGTCGCGGTGCAGGTGATGGGGCAAGGCGATCTCGACCGCGTTCACGTCGGCATCGCCCAGGAGCTCTGTGATCTCGGTATACACCTTGCGCGCCCGCCACTGCTGCGCGCGGCTTGCGGCCAGCGCCGCGTCACGGTCGCAGACGGCAAAGATCTCGGCGTGGGGGTGATCGAGATAGCCCAGCGCCTGCAGGCCACTGATCTGGCCGCAGCCGATGAATCCCACCCGGACTCGCTCTACTGGTGTGTGCATAGCGCCCTCCGCCGCGGCTATATAGCACGTTCGCCGGTCACGGCCTGGCCCCCGGGCTTGGCACGAACGCTTTCGCCGTGCCATATGGTCGGAGCATGGTGCAGACGAAATCGGTATACGAGCCGCGAGCGGCCGGCGACGGGCAACGCCTGCTGGTGATGCGATACTGGCCGCGCGGCGTGCGCAAGGATCACGTCGATGCTTGGCAGCGCGAGCTGGCGCCCAGCGTGGCGTTGATCAAGGCCTACAAAGCAGCCGCGTTGCCCTGGGGCGATTTCGCGCGCCGCTACCGCACCGAGATGAAGGCGCAAGCGGCGGCGATTGCGGAGCTGCGGCAAGCCGCGCGCCGCCGCACCATCACGCTGCTCTGCGGCTGCGCGCAGGAGACCCGCTGCCATCGCGAGCTGCTGCGCAAGCTGGTGACCGCGGCCCGCGCCTAACCCTGTGAACAGCGCGGGCGATCAGGGCGGCTCCGCCGGCGCAACCCGCGGAGCCGAGGCAGCGGCGCTGCTGGCGCTGGCGGTGCTGTTCGCACTGTTGCTGCGGCTGACCTGGCACGCCTGGGGCGACATCGTGGTGGACTGCGGGCGCGACGCCTACCTGGCGCTGCGCCTGGCCGATGGCGATGTCTTGTACCGCGAGGTGACATCGCAGTACCCGCCGCTCGCGCCCTATTTGAACGCCCTGCTGCTGCGCGCGTTCGGCGTGCACCTGAACGTCTTCTACGGCAGCGGCATGGTCAGCACCGTTGTGATCACCTTGCTGTGTTATCGCTTGTGCCGCCGGGCGCTGGCGGTGCCGGCGGCGGCGGCCAGCGCGGGTTTATTGTTGTTCAGCTGCGGCTTTGGGCCGTTCTTGTACAATTACATCTTGCCGGCGAGTTATTCCGGGCTCTACGGCCTTGTCAGCGGGCTGCTGACGCTACTCTGCCTGCTGCGGGCTTGGGAGCAGCGCGGGCCGCGGCCACTGCTGCTGGCGGGAACGTTCGCGGGCCTGGCTTGGCTGTGCAAACTGGAATCGGGCTTGGCAGCCACGGCGGCCTGCGCCGCTTTCTGCGTTGCTCGCCATGGCGTGCGGCGCGCAGCCTGGCGCGAGCTAGGCGCGGAGGTGCTGCGGGTCGTCGGCCCGACGGCCGTGGTTATCGCCGCCTGTGCGCTGTGGCTGGCGAGTGACGGGGTGTTGGCCGCGGCATGGTTTGACAACATCTTCCCAGTTGCGCGGATGCAGTACTGGAATGAGCGCTTCTTTCACACGCGGGCGCCAACCGGGAGCGTGCTGGCCACCGTGTTTCTTGAAGGAGCTTGGTCTTTCGCGACCGTCAGTGCCGCGTTGGCAGTGCTCGGCGGCCTGCTCCTCCTCGCCCGCAGGCGGGCGGCCCGCGTCCTGCTCGTGCTTGCGCTTGGGCTGGCACTGCGCTGGGAGCCGCTGCGCCAAGCGCTGGCGGCGACGGGCGTGACCGGCTTGCACTGGGGACCCTTGCTGGCACTTGGCAGCGTAGCCTGGGGCTTGCTCCAGGTACGTCGCCCGCAGGCTGCGCCAGGCGTCTTGCTGGTGCTGTTGCTGGGGGCTTTCACCCTCGGCCTGTCGGCGCGTTGGGGCTTCCTGGTGCACGAATACTCGCGCGAATACTCGACGCCGACGTTGATCTTGCTCAGCGGCATCGCCATCGCAGGCATAGCGGCGCGGCTCCTGCCGGCGCTGGCGCTCCGGCTGCGGCGTAGCGCAGGCGCCGGCGTGGCGGCGTGGACTGCGGCAGTATTCATCACCTTGTACGGCCTGGCTATCCGCGCCCAGGTCCTCAACCTCTACGCGCTGCGCACCTACCCAGTGCGAACGGCTCGCGGCGAGATCTACACACAACCCCGCCTGGGACGGGTGTTCAGCGCCAGCTTGGGGCGCTTGCAACAACTGCCTGACGAAGCCGAGTTGTTCGTCATCCCCGAGGAGGGATTTCTCAATTTCCTCTCCGGCCGGCGCTCGCGCGTGCGTTACTCGACGTTGATTCCGGGGATGTTGCTCGGGGTCGCCGAGGAGGAACGCTTCATCGCGGAGCTCGCGGCCGATGGCCCGGAGTATCTGATCCTGAGCGAGCGGCGCTACACGGAATTCGGCGTGCACGGGTTTGCCACCTACAATCCCGTGGTGGCACGCTGGCTCACGCGCAATTATGCGGCGGTCGACAGCTTCTACGAAGGCGGCTACGGCCTGCAAATCCTTCGCCGCGGCGGCCGCCGCCTACCGGCGCTGCACTGAGGGAAGCGGATCTTCGAGCTTGTGCAGTCGCGATCGCCGCCATATCCTGAGCGGCGATGGCGACCCTACTGAAGTGGGCCCTCGAGCATCCGGTGGCAGCCGCGGCGCTGGCAGTGGCGGTGCTCGCCGTCGGCTACTTCGTGCTCAATCACAAACCGGCGCTAGTCAAAGATGCCGAGCGCCGGGTCAAAGAAATGCGCGGGAAGAGCCAGGATCGCTACAATCAGCTGCGGCCACCGAGGTGAGCCAGGGATCAACGCTCAGGCGGCGTGCACCGCTGCCGCATCGTGCAAGGCTACAGCCGCCGGAGTGGACTCGTGGTCGCGCTGCTCGGGTTCGCTCCCGGGTAACCACACAGTGAAGGTGGCACCCCCGCCCAGGACGCTGTGCACGTGTACCGAACCGCCGTGGGCACTGACGATGTTCTTGACGATGAACAGACCGAGCCCGGTGCCCGGTGAGTGGCGCCCACTCTGTAGGCGCTCGAATTTGTCGAAGATCGTGCCCTGTTCGCCGGGTTCGATGCCGGGCCCTGAATCAGTGATGTCCAGACACACTCCGTGGTCAGCGATGCGGGTGCGAACGCGAACGTGGCCGCCTTTGGGCGTGTACTTGACGGCGTTGCCGAGCAGGTTAGCCACCACCCGCCCGAGATGCATCATGTCACCGGTGATCGGCGGCAGGGTCGGGTCGATGTCTCTTTCGATGCTGATACCTTTGGCGGCGGCTTGCGTGCCCTCCACTTGCAAGGTGTCGCTCACCACCTCGTTGAATTGCAGCGGGGTGCGCTGCAAGCGCAGCCGCCCGGCCTCGATGCGCGAGGCGTCGAGGCAGTTGGTCACCAGCGACGTCACCCGGCGCAGGTTGGCGTGGAGGCGGGCGGTGAAATCGCGCTGCTTGTCGGACAGTGCTCCGCAATCACCCTCGAGCAGCAGCAGCGCGTAGTTCTCGGCGTTGCTCAGCGGGCCGCGAAGATCGTGGCTGATCGATGCCAGTAGTTCGGTCTTGGCCTGTTCCAGCGCTCGGGCCTCGGCAGCCTCACGGCGGCGGCCGCGCAACGCGGTCACGAAATAGCCGTAGAACAGTGCGACGACGAACAGGAACAACATGCGTAAGAAAGCCTCGGAGGTCAGGGCGTTGACGCCGGTGGCGTGACTCAGCCCCCAGCCGTAGAGTGCGGTGATGACACCCGCGGTGCCGACGATCATCGGCAGCGACTCGCCTAGCGCGGCGACGAACAGCACCAGGAAGTACAGCATGAAGAAGTCGTCCGAGAGCTGCGGCGACCACGCTAGGCTCACCGTCACCCAAGAGGTGTCGAACAGCACCAGCGCCATGTCGAATGCGCGCGATTCCCACCACCGTTGCGGCAAGTGGTTGAGGACGACGTTCGAGCCCAGCACCAGGGCAACGAAGAGCGCGCGACCGAGATCGACATCCGGTCCACTCGGTCCGAACAACAACAGATAGGCCGAGGCGATGATCAGCACCCAGCGGAGCAATACCACCGTGTAGCGCTTGTCCTGACCCGAAATTACTTCTGGCATCCCAGCACCTTCCCGAGCCCAGATGGCTCGCAGAGCACGTGAGCAAGGCAGGTGCCACGAGAACGGTCGGGTCACACGCCCACGACCTACGGTTGCGGCGGTGTCGAGCCGGTGCCGTTAACGGCTCAACCCGCAGATTCGCAACGCGCGTCCGAAACGCGCCACACGATGGCGAGATGACATGCGATATGCGCTGCCTGCGGCTCTGCGCACGACGGCGGTATCAGCGGCCGTATTGCCCGATCAACTCGGCTTTGCCCAACTTGTGCCGGTTGATCGCCTGCATCACCGCCGTCTTGGTGGCGGCCGGCGGCAGATCGAGCGGCGCGGCGAGGGCGTAGAGCGTGAAGACGAAGCGATGGAGCGGATCACCCCGTGGCGGGCAGGGGCCTTGGTAGAACGGGTTACGGAAATCGTTGCGCCCCTGCTTGCTGCCGTCGGGCAGCTCTTCGCTCCTGGCTACCCCCTCGGACAGCGAGGTCTGACTGGCCGGAATGTCGTACAGTACCCAGTAGACATAACTCCCGGTCGGGGTATCGGGATCGTCAACCACCAGCGCGAAAGCCTTGGTGGCACTGGGCGAATCCCGCCACACCAGGGCTGGCGACACACCGGCGTTGGTGTCGGCGGCGTGGCGCTCGCGCGCGGTCGCGGAGCCGTCGCAGGTGTGCTTTTGCGGGATGGTTCCGCCCGGCTCGAAAGCGGGGCTGCTGAGCGTGAAGGCTGCTGCCTGACCGGCGAGCCCGGCGAAGCCGGTGATGGCGGTGATGGCGGCCAGGCGCCGGGCGCGAGAGCAAGTCAGATTCATTATCTACGTTACCAAGGCTGCGGTCTGAACTCGAATGGTCGAGCGCGGCCTCGACGGCGCGGATAGTGGCACGAAGCGGCTTGGTACGCTAGTGTTCGGCGCATGTTGTTGGCATCGGTTCAGCGGCTGGCGGCGCGCTGGCAGCGGGCGTGTACCGAGTTCTTTTTCGCTCGCTTCTTCGCTCTCCTGCTGGCGGTGGTCAGCCTGGCGCAGTGGGCGTGCGGGGCGTGGTTGTCGAGCAGCCTAGGATGGCCGCTGCCGTTGCCACTACAGCTGGTCGGACCGCTGGCGGTCTATACCGTGAACCGCAAGTTGATCGGCACGATGCGGGGCCAACGCGATGGCCGAGGCTGGCGATTCAGCTGCTTGCGCGCCTACGCTGCGGTCGCGTTCACCTCGTTGTTCTGTGCCGCGTTTCTGGCCGCCAGCGCAACGGCGTGGGGCGGCTTGCGGCTGGCGCTCGGCGCACTGACGGTTGAAGCCGGTACGCTGCAAGCCGCGGCCGCCAGCTCCACCATTGACGGAATCTTCCACTGGGTATCGGCGGCCGGAGTCAGCACGATCGCAGCGGCCTTCGCCTATGGTTACACCATCGGGCAGCGCCGGCTCAGCCTTACACACATGCGCCTGCCACTGGCTTACGCGCCAGCGCTACACGGGCTGCGCATCGCCCACATCAGCGACCTTCACATCGGGCAAAATCTCTCGCAGCCGCGCTTACGAAAGTTCGTGCAGCGTATCAACGCTCTGCGCCCCGACCTGATTTGCATCACCGGCGACATCGCCGACGGGGTGAGCGCCGATCTGCCGGTGTACTTGCCGTTGCTGGGGGAGCTACGGGCCCGTTTCGGCGTCTTTGCCATCCTCGGTAACCACGACCACTACGCCGGCGCTGACCGGGTCGAGGCCGGCCTCCGCCAATACACCGCGTTCACGGTGCTGCGCGATGCGCTGGCGGTGGTGGACATCGCCGGTGTGCGGTTGCACGTGGTGGGCTTGGACGATATCGGTCGAGACTGGGCGCGCGGCGTGCACCGGCATGCCGGCCTGGCGCGCTTGCAGGCGCGGCTGCCCACCGGCGAGCCCGTGCTACTGCTCTGTCACCGGCCGGAAGCCTTCAGCCATGCTGCCGCCTTGGGAATCCCGCTCACCCTCGCCGGCCACACCCACGGCGGGCAACTGGCGCTGCCGTGGTTCGATGGCCGCCGTCACGGGCTGTCGCGGTTCATCACGCCGTTCGATCAAGGAGTGTACCAGAAAGACGGCTGCTACCTCTACGTAACCCGCGGGTTGGGGGTCACGGGGCAGCGTATCCGGCTCTTCGCCACGCGCGAGATCACGCTGATCGAGGTGGCGGCCGAATCGCGCGCAGCGGCTTAGCGCGGCCGGCCTGGCGCCGCCGCGCTCGCATCCAGACAGCACCGGCGCAATTGCCCCGCCAGTTCCGCCCACTCGTCGCATAGCGCCCGTGGCACCGGGCCGTGCAGGGTGCGCTCCCAGTATTCGCCTTGCGGCGGGCCGCTGATGACCTGCTGGGTGATGTGCGCCGCCGCAGCGACGGTGGCGGCAGCGCCAAGGCGGCGCAAGCGCGGCGCCACGTGCGTCTCCTGCACGTGGGCGAGAATCTCGCGCAGCCGCAGCCGCAGCCGGTGCTCGGCCGTCAACCGGTCCCAGTCCATCGGCCACACCTCGTCCACCAGCGGCCACAGGTACTCGTCGAAGTTGTGCGCCTGAGCGGCGCCAGTGCTCTCGCTCATCACCCCTCCTCACATGCGACGGCGGGCGCTGAGCGCCGTCAGCTGGCGGAGCTTCTCTTCCAGCACCTCGGCCGCCTGTCCCACCGTGCGGATGCGATCCAGCTCCGCATCGTCAATCGCTACGCCCAGGCGGTCTTCCACCGCAATGGCAATCTCGGCCACGTCGAGCGAGTCGGCGCCGAGAT
This genomic window contains:
- a CDS encoding metallophosphoesterase, yielding MLLASVQRLAARWQRACTEFFFARFFALLLAVVSLAQWACGAWLSSSLGWPLPLPLQLVGPLAVYTVNRKLIGTMRGQRDGRGWRFSCLRAYAAVAFTSLFCAAFLAASATAWGGLRLALGALTVEAGTLQAAAASSTIDGIFHWVSAAGVSTIAAAFAYGYTIGQRRLSLTHMRLPLAYAPALHGLRIAHISDLHIGQNLSQPRLRKFVQRINALRPDLICITGDIADGVSADLPVYLPLLGELRARFGVFAILGNHDHYAGADRVEAGLRQYTAFTVLRDALAVVDIAGVRLHVVGLDDIGRDWARGVHRHAGLARLQARLPTGEPVLLLCHRPEAFSHAAALGIPLTLAGHTHGGQLALPWFDGRRHGLSRFITPFDQGVYQKDGCYLYVTRGLGVTGQRIRLFATREITLIEVAAESRAAA
- a CDS encoding HAMP domain-containing histidine kinase; its protein translation is MPEVISGQDKRYTVVLLRWVLIIASAYLLLFGPSGPDVDLGRALFVALVLGSNVVLNHLPQRWWESRAFDMALVLFDTSWVTVSLAWSPQLSDDFFMLYFLVLFVAALGESLPMIVGTAGVITALYGWGLSHATGVNALTSEAFLRMLFLFVVALFYGYFVTALRGRRREAAEARALEQAKTELLASISHDLRGPLSNAENYALLLLEGDCGALSDKQRDFTARLHANLRRVTSLVTNCLDASRIEAGRLRLQRTPLQFNEVVSDTLQVEGTQAAAKGISIERDIDPTLPPITGDMMHLGRVVANLLGNAVKYTPKGGHVRVRTRIADHGVCLDITDSGPGIEPGEQGTIFDKFERLQSGRHSPGTGLGLFIVKNIVSAHGGSVHVHSVLGGGATFTVWLPGSEPEQRDHESTPAAVALHDAAAVHAA
- a CDS encoding acyl carrier protein, which encodes MNAMQTLAELISEHLGVDEDEVSAATNFADDLGADSLDVAEIAIAVEDRLGVAIDDAELDRIRTVGQAAEVLEEKLRQLTALSARRRM
- a CDS encoding YbhB/YbcL family Raf kinase inhibitor-like protein; translation: MNLTCSRARRLAAITAITGFAGLAGQAAAFTLSSPAFEPGGTIPQKHTCDGSATARERHAADTNAGVSPALVWRDSPSATKAFALVVDDPDTPTGSYVYWVLYDIPASQTSLSEGVARSEELPDGSKQGRNDFRNPFYQGPCPPRGDPLHRFVFTLYALAAPLDLPPAATKTAVMQAINRHKLGKAELIGQYGR
- a CDS encoding DUF488 family protein; its protein translation is MVQTKSVYEPRAAGDGQRLLVMRYWPRGVRKDHVDAWQRELAPSVALIKAYKAAALPWGDFARRYRTEMKAQAAAIAELRQAARRRTITLLCGCAQETRCHRELLRKLVTAARA
- a CDS encoding glycosyltransferase family 39 protein, translated to MNSAGDQGGSAGATRGAEAAALLALAVLFALLLRLTWHAWGDIVVDCGRDAYLALRLADGDVLYREVTSQYPPLAPYLNALLLRAFGVHLNVFYGSGMVSTVVITLLCYRLCRRALAVPAAAASAGLLLFSCGFGPFLYNYILPASYSGLYGLVSGLLTLLCLLRAWEQRGPRPLLLAGTFAGLAWLCKLESGLAATAACAAFCVARHGVRRAAWRELGAEVLRVVGPTAVVIAACALWLASDGVLAAAWFDNIFPVARMQYWNERFFHTRAPTGSVLATVFLEGAWSFATVSAALAVLGGLLLLARRRAARVLLVLALGLALRWEPLRQALAATGVTGLHWGPLLALGSVAWGLLQVRRPQAAPGVLLVLLLGAFTLGLSARWGFLVHEYSREYSTPTLILLSGIAIAGIAARLLPALALRLRRSAGAGVAAWTAAVFITLYGLAIRAQVLNLYALRTYPVRTARGEIYTQPRLGRVFSASLGRLQQLPDEAELFVIPEEGFLNFLSGRRSRVRYSTLIPGMLLGVAEEERFIAELAADGPEYLILSERRYTEFGVHGFATYNPVVARWLTRNYAAVDSFYEGGYGLQILRRGGRRLPALH